From the genome of Anoplopoma fimbria isolate UVic2021 breed Golden Eagle Sablefish chromosome 1, Afim_UVic_2022, whole genome shotgun sequence, one region includes:
- the bckdha gene encoding 2-oxoisovalerate dehydrogenase subunit alpha, mitochondrial encodes MAAVRTVNKMFGVCFHAARQTTGLKASRLLQHRAFRVCAVHRQQPFDSTLEKPQFPGASAEFVDQLEFIQPNVISGIPVYRVMDRQGNIINPSQDPQLSKETVLNFYQKMTLLNTMDRILYESQRQGRISFYMTNYGEEGTHIGSAAALDPSDIVFGQYREAGVLMYRGFPLDMFMAQCYANADDLGKGRQMPVHYGSKDLNFVTISSPLATQIPQAAGAAYAVKRENMNRAVICYFGEGAASEGDAHAGFNFSATLECPLIFFCRNNGYAISTPTNEQYRGDGIAARGPGYGMLSIRVDGNDVFAVYNATKEARRRAVAENQPFLIEAMTYRIGHHSTSDDSSAYRSVDEVNYWDKQDHPISRLRHYMTARGWWSEDDERSWRKQSRKTVMEAFEKAEKRLKPNPELMFTDVYQEMTPNLNKQRDSMWRHVQQYKEHYPLDQFEK; translated from the exons ATGGCGGCTGTGAGGACTGTGAACAAGATGTTTGGAGTTTGCTTCCATGCTGCTCGTCAGACGACAGGACTGAAGGCATCGAGACTGCTTCAACACAGAGCCTTCAGAGTCTGC GCTGTGCACCGTCAGCAACCATTTGACTCAACACTGGAAAAGCCACAATTCCCTGGAGCCTCAGCCGAGTTTGTGGATCAGCTCGAGTTCATCCAGCCCAATGTCATCTCTGGGATCCCAGTGTACCGGGTGATGGACAGGCAGGGCAACATCATCAACCCTTCTCAAGACCCTCAG CTCTCCAAAGAGACAGTTTTGAACTTTTATCAGAAGATGACTCTGCTCAACACAATGGACCGTATTCTTTACGAGTCACAGAGACAG GGTCGGATCTCCTTCTACATGACCAACTATGGTGAGGAAGGGACACATATTGGTAGCGCTGCTGCCCTTGACCCAAGCGACATAGTCTTCGGTCAATACAGAGAAGCTG GAGTGCTGATGTACCGCGGTTTCCCTCTGGACATGTTCATGGCTCAGTGCTACGCCAACGCCGATGACCTCGGCAAGGGCAGGCAGATGCCTGTACACTATGGCTCCAAAGATCTGAACTTCGTcaccatctcctctcctctggccACTCAGATTCCTCAGG CGGCGGGAGCTGCATACGCCgtgaagagagagaacatgaaCCGCGCTGTGATCTGTTACTTCGGCGAGGGCGCAGCCAGCGAAGGGGACGCGCACGCCGGCTTCAACTTCTCTGCCACCCTGGAGTGCCCACTGATATTCTTCTGTCGGAACAACGGCTACGCCATCTCCACGCCCACCAACGAGCAGTATAGGGGCGACGGCATCG CCGCTCGTGGTCCAGGGTATGGCATGCTGTCCATCCGCGTCGATGGTAACGATGTGTTTGCCGTGTACAATGCTACAAAGGAGGCGCGCCGCAGAGCCGTGGCCGAGAACCAGCCCTTCCTCATTGAAGCGATGACCTACAG AATTGGACACCACAGCACCAGTGACGACAGCTCGGCTTACCGTTCGGTGGACGAGGTGAACTACTGGGACAAGCAGGACCATCCCATCTCCAGGCTGAGACATTACATGACGGCCCGTGGCTGGTGGAGCGAGGACGACGAGAGGAGCTGGCGGAAGCAGTCTCGCAAGACGGTGATGGAGGCATTCGAGAAGGCCGAGAAACGTCTCAAGCCCAATCCAGAGCTGATGTTTACCGACGTGTACCAGGAGATGACGCCCAATCTGAACAAGCAGAGAGATTCCATGTGGAGGCACGTGCAGCAGTACAAAGAGCACTACCCACTTGACCAGTTTGAGAAATAA